One Archangium lipolyticum DNA window includes the following coding sequences:
- a CDS encoding metallopeptidase family protein encodes MGKRTSKQAAPSDVEVRLDGVAEAFEEGAFEEALAGVERLLAEAPELPEALHWRAAALVELGHLEEAVEAYGRALKVSPDDLELLFGAAECLVGRAGDEREAVEEGLALCARGRKMAQRAGDVELLFEFLLLEGTGLNQVGECVQALASLEAALGHMPRSVEARLERAIALFELCRFPEAQAAFEEVLRDAADEPWAHHYLGLLAERRGDGKEARKRFGKAQTLAPEEFPPPVELGEEAFDKAVEDAVKALPGHVKEYLDNVTIAVEEIPKDEDLLGESPPLSPCILGVFRGSPVGERNSILGGFDPYPASIVLYQKNLERFAKTREELIEQIGITVMHEVGHLMGLDEDDLWERGLD; translated from the coding sequence ATGGGGAAGCGTACGTCGAAACAGGCGGCGCCGTCGGACGTGGAGGTACGGCTCGACGGGGTGGCGGAGGCATTCGAGGAAGGAGCCTTCGAGGAGGCCCTGGCCGGGGTGGAGCGACTGCTGGCCGAGGCGCCCGAGCTCCCGGAGGCCCTGCACTGGCGTGCGGCGGCCCTGGTGGAGCTGGGGCACCTGGAGGAAGCCGTGGAGGCGTACGGGCGGGCCCTGAAGGTGTCGCCGGACGACCTGGAGCTGCTGTTCGGGGCCGCCGAGTGCCTGGTGGGCCGGGCGGGAGACGAGCGCGAGGCGGTGGAGGAGGGCCTCGCCCTGTGCGCGAGGGGCCGGAAGATGGCCCAGCGGGCGGGCGACGTGGAGCTGCTCTTCGAGTTCCTCCTGCTGGAGGGCACGGGGCTGAACCAGGTGGGCGAGTGTGTGCAGGCGCTGGCGAGCCTGGAGGCGGCGCTGGGGCACATGCCGAGGTCGGTGGAGGCGAGGCTGGAGCGGGCCATCGCCTTGTTCGAGCTGTGCCGGTTCCCGGAGGCGCAGGCGGCGTTCGAGGAGGTGCTGAGGGACGCGGCGGACGAACCGTGGGCGCATCACTACTTGGGGCTGCTGGCGGAGCGGCGGGGAGACGGGAAGGAGGCGCGCAAGCGGTTCGGGAAGGCGCAGACGCTGGCGCCGGAGGAGTTCCCCCCGCCGGTGGAGCTGGGCGAGGAGGCGTTCGACAAGGCGGTGGAGGACGCGGTGAAGGCGCTGCCCGGGCACGTGAAGGAGTACCTGGACAACGTGACGATCGCGGTGGAGGAGATTCCGAAGGACGAGGACTTGCTGGGGGAGTCGCCGCCGCTGTCGCCGTGCATCCTGGGGGTGTTCCGGGGCTCGCCGGTGGGAGAGCGGAACAGCATCCTGGGGGGATTCGATCCGTACCCGGCGTCGATCGTGCTGTACCAGAAGAACCTGGAGCGCTTCGCGAAGACGCGGGAGGAGCTCATCGAGCAGATCGGCATCACGGTGATGCACGAGGTGGGTCACCTGATGGGGCTCGACGAGGACGATCTGTGGGAGCGCGGGCTGGACTGA